TTTTGTTTCCGTCCTGATCTTCCCATTCCCGGGTTTGAATACGGCCTTCGATGAATACTTGTTTACCCTTGCTCAGGTATTCGCCGCAAATTTCCCCCAAGCGCCCCCATGCAACAATTCTGTGCCATTCAGTTTTGTCCTGCTCGTTACCGTCCTGGTCTCTCCATTGGAAAGACGTGGCCAAGGTAAACGTTGCGACAGCTTTCCCGGACGCGGTGTACCTGAGTTCCGGATCTCGGCCCAGATGACCGAGTAATATTACCTTATTGAGAGATTTTTGGGCCATGACAATCTCCTGAAAAAGTGCACGCCATGCGCGCCTTGAAGCCGAACACGACATCCTGTTCGAAACATGGACCGATTGTCAAGCATGAAGCCGAACCCGCGTGGCATTCATCGCTAAAAACGCGATCTTCCGATGTGTTATAATATGTCGAAAGACGTTTCCGTTGAGACCCGATGTCTCAACGAGCAGACGCGAGTCCGGAATTTTCCCAAGTTGCCCCGGAGGATATCCTGACTATCCGAAAAAGAATAGCACAACTCCTGAAAGCGGGTGAGTTTACTGCGCGTGACATTTCACGCATTCTCCATATATCCGAAAAAGAGGTATACGAACATTTGCCTCATGTGGAGAAGTCCTTGGGAAACGAACACAATCTGATCGCCAAACCTGCTGCTTGTTTGGACTGTGGATTTGTGTTCAAGAAAAGAACACGTTTTACCACTCCCGGCAAGTGCCCTGTCTGTAAATCCGAAGGAATTACTCCTCCAATTTTCGGAACTGAAAGGCAAGATGACAGCATCTGGGAAGAAGACGAGAGTTAAGAAAATTGTACAATATATCAGGCTGAACAGAAAAGTGCGCGGTTGACATTTGTGAGAAAACAAGACCGTATCTATGTCGTGGCTTCCACAGGTCCCGGAAGAACGCATAAAAAACAAGTCAAGCTCTGTTGCCATGAGCAAGAATGACTTAAGATGATTATCTATATGGCACGAGCATTGACTCAATAAAGTGACTGCAGGTGGGCAATGTCTGACGGAATAAAGCCTTTGTTGGCGGATAGTATCTGTGAGTACAAAGAAGATGTTTTGATTCCTGTTCAGGAAGAGCGTCTCCGAACGGTCGTCCAGGAAATGGTGCATTCCTGTAGGGAAGCATCTACCGTGGATAACGTGGGGGCTGCACTGATTCCGTCAAAGGATGAGATCATCCGCATACTGAATATCCTGCAGGATGTCTTATTCCCGGGATATTTTGGTAGACAGGAGCTGAATCATTCCACTCTCGAATATCATCTCGGTCATGAAGTGGTAGAGCTGTTTGAGCTCCTTTCGGCTCAGATTTCCCGGAGCATTCGTCACGAGTGCCGCCGGACCGATAGCCTGTGCGTCCAATGTGTGAACAAAGGTCGCGAAGAAGCGCTGATCTTCTGTGAAAAATTGCCTGCGTTGCGGCGAGCTCTCGCAAACGATGTTCGTGCCCATTACGATGGAGATCCGGCAGCTAAGAGCCTCGACGAAATCGTTTTTTCCTATCCGGGTTTATATGCGATCTTTGTGTACCGTGTCGCTCACGAGCTTTTCTTGAGAAAAATACCTCTCATGCCGAGAATCATGACTGAACATGCACATTCTCTGACCGGCATAGATATCCACCCCGGAGCCACCATAGGCACTGATTTCTTTATCGATCACGGCACCGGCGTGGTCATCGGCGAGACAACAGACATAGGAGATCGCGTCCGGATTTACCAGGGGGTCACTCTCGGGGCGTTGTCCGTACCGAGAGGTTCGGAAGGAGGAAACGAGCTCAGGGGTAGAAAACGGCATCCTACCATTCAGGATGATGTTACCATATATGCACAAGCTACCATATTGGGGGGACAAACGGTGATAGGGGCTCGTTGTATCATAGGAGGAAACGTCTGGCTTACTGCCTCAGTGCCTCCGGATACTACGGTCCTTATCGAAGCCCCGCGACACGTTTTCAAAGGTGAAAATCACGAACGTGGTTGAGACTCCGGGAGGAGCCTTCATGGCATGAATTTCAAAAAAAACAGTTTCAACTTCTGTAATGCTTGAATGCATTAATCCTTTTTGATAAAATCGCACGCCAAAATGATTAGTGCGCCTATTTATTCAAGTTTTGGAGAAAAAGAGTTGGCCAAGATATTCTATGACCGGGACGTTAACCCAGCGGCCCTGGAACGTAAGACTGTTGCTATTATCGGTTATGGCAGCCAGGGGCATGCACATGCTCTGAATCTGAACGATTCTGGAATAAAGGTTGTCGTAGGATTACATAAAAACAGCAAGCGGTGGGACAAAGTCACCTCGGACGGACTTCAGGTCCTGGAAGTGGATCAGGCAGCCCAGGCCGCCGATGTCATCATGATTCTTGTCCCTGATGAACTTCAAGCCGCCCTTTACAAGGAAAAGATCCACTCAGCCATGGGAGCGGGAAAGTCCTTGGCTTTTGCTCACGGATTTAATATCCATTTCGGGCAAATTGAACCGCCTGAAGACACCGATATTTTTATGGTAGCCCCAAAAGGCCCCGGGCACCTCGTTCGCCGCATCTACAAAGGCGGATTCGGAGTTCCTTCGCTGGTGGCCATACATAGAGACGCATCGGGAACCTGCAGGGACACAGCTTTGGCATATGCTCGAGCGCTCGGCTCTACTCGTGCCGGGGTGATCGAAACGACCTTTGCAGAGGAAACTGAGACCGATCTTTTTGGAGAGCAGGCAGTTCTGTGTGGAGGCGTTACCGCTTTGGTCCAAGCGGGTTTCGAGACATTGGTGAACGCCGGATATCAACCCGAGATCGCTTATTTCGAGTGCCTTCATGAACTCAAACTCATCGTGGATTTGATCTACGAGGGCGGAATAGAGCGTATGCGCTATTCTATCAGTAACACGGCCGAATACGGAGACCTTACCCGGGGTCCTCGTGTTGTGGACGAGCGGACTCGCGCGGAAATGGAAAAAATCCTTCAAGAAATTCGATCGGGAGAATTTGCTCGCGAATGGATTCTTGAGAATTTGGCAGGTAGACCTAAATTCAAGGCGCTGGAAAAACTAGGAACACAGCATCCCGTAGAAATAATAGGGAGTCGCTTAAGGTCCATGATGAGCTGGATTTCAGCGCCATTAGAGGAAAAATAGACAGCGGAAATATCGCGGCATTTTAAGCCGCGACACCGCTGGTCCCGGACGTCATTCTTTGACAGGGCTTTCGAAAAATATAGGCCGGTCGTGCCGTCGAACCTCGCCAGTTGAAGGAGTCAATTTCAAGCCGTGACTTCGAAAGGGAGTATTTTTGCTCTATCGGATTCGCGGCTTGCATGCGTACTTTGGAGGGGGAGCGGTTACTGTCGTTGGGCGCGGGAATCAGAAGTAAGAAAGGAAATCCCACCGCATGATCAAGAATATTCGGATTAAAAATTTTAAAAATTTCCGAGAAGCAGAATTTGATGTCAGGCCGCTAAACATTTTCATAGGCGCAAACGGGTGCGGCAAATCAAATCTCGGGAATTTTCTCCTCATGCTGAGTTTCCTTTCGTCGGGTCCCTTCAGCAGCGCCTTCGGACCGGGTCCTTTCACGTTTCGTCAGACGCTCAGCCGTAGGGAGAAGAATGAAACCGCGGCGCAGGACCTTGATCTTCATTTTGAAATCACTCTCGAAGTCGAGGGCGTAAATTACGTTTACACGTTGATTTTCACGGAAATTCGCAGAAACGAATACCTCATTAAGGAAGAGACTCTTCAGGAAGTCCAAGGAGAAATTCTGTTCACCATCGGGGACGTTAAAGCAAGAGAATCCAAAATGGCCCAAATGAGGAAAGGTCATGCCTGGAATGATGCAGAAAAGAGGATTCGGTCCGTGGCCCAGTACCTTTCCAAAATAAAACGCTACAGATTTATCCCGGATCTCATCAAGAAACCAACTCCTGTACAGGACTCATATCTTCTCGACCACACAGGAGAAAACCTGGCGGCAGTCATCCATTTCCTGGAGCGAAATCATCCCGAGAATTTTTACAGGACAGTCCAAGAAGTGAAACGTGGTGTTCCGGGAATCAGGAGAATCTTCACTCCGCATCTGGGAGATCCTCATCAGGTTGGGATCGGAGTGGAAGAGACAAGCAAGTCGGGTTATTTTGTCGGTCCGCAGCTTTCCGATGGATTTCTCGTGTTTCTCGGACTCTGTACACTCTTCAATTTGCCGGATCAGCCCCGCATCTTCTTCATCGAAGAACCGGAAACATATTTGAACCCTAATCGGCTGCGTATTCTGTACGGGCTCATGCATCGGTTCCACGCGGTGAATCCTGGAAAACAGGTT
The sequence above is a segment of the Desulfomonile tiedjei DSM 6799 genome. Coding sequences within it:
- a CDS encoding single-stranded DNA-binding protein is translated as MAQKSLNKVILLGHLGRDPELRYTASGKAVATFTLATSFQWRDQDGNEQDKTEWHRIVAWGRLGEICGEYLSKGKQVFIEGRIQTREWEDQDGNKRTSVEIIANDLIMLGGGGQNQSRPAQEQPRRQNTGGSRPASTGRRSDDYYPPPPEDEIPF
- a CDS encoding transcriptional regulator, which encodes MSQRADASPEFSQVAPEDILTIRKRIAQLLKAGEFTARDISRILHISEKEVYEHLPHVEKSLGNEHNLIAKPAACLDCGFVFKKRTRFTTPGKCPVCKSEGITPPIFGTERQDDSIWEEDES
- the epsC gene encoding serine O-acetyltransferase EpsC encodes the protein MSDGIKPLLADSICEYKEDVLIPVQEERLRTVVQEMVHSCREASTVDNVGAALIPSKDEIIRILNILQDVLFPGYFGRQELNHSTLEYHLGHEVVELFELLSAQISRSIRHECRRTDSLCVQCVNKGREEALIFCEKLPALRRALANDVRAHYDGDPAAKSLDEIVFSYPGLYAIFVYRVAHELFLRKIPLMPRIMTEHAHSLTGIDIHPGATIGTDFFIDHGTGVVIGETTDIGDRVRIYQGVTLGALSVPRGSEGGNELRGRKRHPTIQDDVTIYAQATILGGQTVIGARCIIGGNVWLTASVPPDTTVLIEAPRHVFKGENHERG
- the ilvC gene encoding ketol-acid reductoisomerase, with protein sequence MAKIFYDRDVNPAALERKTVAIIGYGSQGHAHALNLNDSGIKVVVGLHKNSKRWDKVTSDGLQVLEVDQAAQAADVIMILVPDELQAALYKEKIHSAMGAGKSLAFAHGFNIHFGQIEPPEDTDIFMVAPKGPGHLVRRIYKGGFGVPSLVAIHRDASGTCRDTALAYARALGSTRAGVIETTFAEETETDLFGEQAVLCGGVTALVQAGFETLVNAGYQPEIAYFECLHELKLIVDLIYEGGIERMRYSISNTAEYGDLTRGPRVVDERTRAEMEKILQEIRSGEFAREWILENLAGRPKFKALEKLGTQHPVEIIGSRLRSMMSWISAPLEEK
- a CDS encoding AAA family ATPase — encoded protein: MIKNIRIKNFKNFREAEFDVRPLNIFIGANGCGKSNLGNFLLMLSFLSSGPFSSAFGPGPFTFRQTLSRREKNETAAQDLDLHFEITLEVEGVNYVYTLIFTEIRRNEYLIKEETLQEVQGEILFTIGDVKARESKMAQMRKGHAWNDAEKRIRSVAQYLSKIKRYRFIPDLIKKPTPVQDSYLLDHTGENLAAVIHFLERNHPENFYRTVQEVKRGVPGIRRIFTPHLGDPHQVGIGVEETSKSGYFVGPQLSDGFLVFLGLCTLFNLPDQPRIFFIEEPETYLNPNRLRILYGLMHRFHAVNPGKQVLLSSHSPYFIDWSDEIPEELTLMNEKSGWIEFRNLKGVKDLRYFLEEDPWGQDWVANFFRADFADEPLPEMKEEMGEEDDSYYASWDRENDEQQAGEF